Proteins encoded by one window of Paenibacillus urinalis:
- a CDS encoding DUF4097 family beta strand repeat-containing protein, with protein sequence MKNWLRFGIACIAVGVVGMSIFGFEFGDERIAYEKELAFPEAGIHSLVMRTDSSTNIKFVPTEEDQITVLFTGKWHQDAIDRIEQTAPEGSTLTMDTTAEDSFQFLSFNLDFADNHIEVRMPSDKMLDELIVDNISSSNEISGVKAQHVSISSTSGDFELEDVQASQLAVSLSSGNLDMKNVIAKESASFEMISGDIELEDLTSSQIAVKLQSGSIEAAAIQGQVEVKSTSGDIEIDDLHGDASIEVQSGNVEVSQSVIGNLDIRAVSGDVEVIAAPDFAGFYDVQAISGSIHAPDSPRTGTELIKVRTTSGNIQIEQP encoded by the coding sequence ATGAAGAACTGGTTGAGATTTGGCATAGCCTGTATTGCTGTCGGCGTTGTCGGCATGTCCATATTCGGTTTTGAATTTGGAGATGAACGGATTGCATACGAGAAAGAGCTCGCATTTCCGGAAGCAGGCATCCATTCCCTTGTAATGAGGACCGATAGCAGTACGAATATTAAGTTTGTACCGACTGAGGAGGATCAAATTACCGTATTGTTCACAGGCAAATGGCATCAGGATGCCATAGATCGAATTGAACAGACCGCGCCAGAGGGCAGCACACTTACAATGGATACGACAGCGGAGGATTCTTTTCAATTTCTGTCCTTTAATCTGGATTTCGCAGACAATCATATCGAGGTTCGGATGCCCTCAGACAAAATGCTAGATGAGCTTATTGTTGACAATATATCAAGCAGTAACGAAATTAGCGGAGTCAAGGCACAGCATGTTTCTATTTCATCAACCTCAGGCGATTTCGAGCTCGAAGATGTTCAAGCCAGTCAACTGGCCGTGAGTCTCTCTTCAGGCAATCTGGATATGAAGAATGTCATTGCCAAGGAAAGTGCAAGCTTTGAGATGATCTCTGGAGATATTGAGCTTGAGGACCTCACTTCAAGTCAAATTGCAGTAAAGCTCCAGTCCGGTAGTATAGAGGCGGCGGCAATACAGGGTCAGGTGGAGGTTAAGTCCACTTCCGGGGATATCGAAATTGACGATCTGCACGGAGACGCCAGCATTGAAGTACAGTCCGGGAATGTGGAAGTCAGTCAATCGGTGATCGGAAACTTAGATATCCGAGCCGTATCCGGCGATGTCGAGGTTATAGCAGCACCTGATTTTGCCGGATTCTATGATGTTCAGGCCATATCTGGAAGCATCCATGCTCCTGATTCACCAAGAACCGGAACAGAGCTCATTAAAGTGCGCACCACTTCCGGAAATATTCAAATCGAACAGCCGTAA
- a CDS encoding SDR family NAD(P)-dependent oxidoreductase, with protein sequence MDMGLHNKTALITGSTKGIGKAIAIELAREGVNVLINGRNNEEVELTLNEIRSQFPTTSPQNAAADIVDMKQRETLFEKYPHVDILVNNMGIYEIMQYEDVDDATWEKYFRTNVLAANGLSKFYLPQMLKNNFGRMIFIASEEAVMPSGQMPQYCMTKSMLLSLSKSLSKLTIGTEVTVNTIMPGPTLSENVQQIIEGIYADDKMSFSEKERQFMASNLPQSEIQRFIRPLEIGRLAAFICSPYASAFKGSPIRMDGGMVPTIY encoded by the coding sequence ATGGATATGGGATTACACAACAAGACGGCTTTGATCACGGGTTCAACGAAAGGTATAGGGAAGGCCATTGCTATTGAACTTGCTAGAGAAGGCGTGAATGTACTTATTAATGGAAGAAATAACGAAGAAGTAGAACTAACCCTTAACGAAATTCGGTCGCAATTTCCAACGACTTCTCCTCAAAATGCGGCTGCCGACATTGTAGATATGAAACAGAGAGAGACTCTGTTTGAGAAATATCCGCATGTGGATATTTTGGTTAACAATATGGGGATCTATGAAATTATGCAATATGAGGACGTGGATGATGCAACCTGGGAAAAATATTTCCGTACAAATGTACTTGCAGCCAACGGTCTGTCTAAATTTTATTTACCTCAAATGCTGAAAAATAATTTTGGACGCATGATCTTTATTGCGAGTGAGGAGGCCGTGATGCCTTCAGGTCAGATGCCGCAGTATTGCATGACGAAATCAATGCTGCTGTCCTTATCGAAAAGTCTGTCCAAATTAACGATAGGCACTGAAGTAACGGTCAATACGATTATGCCGGGACCAACGCTCTCCGAAAATGTGCAGCAGATCATCGAGGGGATTTATGCTGACGATAAGATGTCTTTTTCGGAAAAGGAGAGACAATTTATGGCGTCAAATCTACCCCAATCGGAGATTCAGCGATTTATCAGACCGCTGGAAATTGGCAGACTAGCTGCATTTATATGCAGTCCTTATGCCTCCGCATTTAAAGGCTCTCCGATCCGTATGGATGGGGGAATGGTGCCGACTATTTATTAA
- a CDS encoding nitroreductase family protein, giving the protein MGDLQTVIKERRSAMKFKEGAVISKQELEKLFSLNKFAPSAFNLQHTNYLVLQSPEDKQKAYEASGQYKTLTASAVIIVLGDTKAYQQVKRLYEGMLALGMLTQTEYDLETSSVIEMYETRGPSFQRDEAIRNASLSAMQLMLIAKDMGWDTCPMIGYDDKQLVSLLNIPEDLIPVMMITLGKADEEKIRPRGYRKPVDEFVSIY; this is encoded by the coding sequence ATGGGAGATTTGCAGACGGTAATTAAAGAAAGGCGTTCCGCTATGAAGTTTAAGGAAGGAGCTGTAATTAGCAAACAAGAGCTTGAGAAGCTGTTCTCGCTCAATAAATTTGCTCCTTCGGCGTTTAACTTGCAGCATACGAATTATCTGGTGCTTCAAAGTCCGGAGGACAAGCAGAAGGCCTATGAGGCATCAGGTCAATATAAGACTTTGACCGCATCCGCAGTCATTATCGTGCTCGGGGATACCAAGGCTTATCAGCAGGTGAAACGACTGTACGAAGGAATGCTCGCACTTGGGATGCTGACACAAACAGAATACGACTTGGAGACAAGCAGTGTGATTGAGATGTACGAGACGAGAGGTCCTTCCTTCCAGCGGGATGAGGCGATTCGTAATGCGAGCCTGTCAGCGATGCAGCTCATGCTGATTGCGAAGGATATGGGCTGGGATACCTGTCCGATGATCGGTTACGATGATAAGCAGCTGGTATCGCTTCTGAATATCCCGGAGGACCTAATCCCTGTTATGATGATTACGCTCGGTAAAGCGGATGAAGAGAAAATAAGACCACGGGGATATAGGAAGCCTGTGGATGAATTTGTGAGTATCTATTAA
- a CDS encoding NAD(P)/FAD-dependent oxidoreductase has protein sequence MDLQSGKLYWPTTVVQPPSYSRLEEDISCDVLIIGAGSSGAQCANILAGHDLSVVVVDKRKAGAGSTSTNTALIQYAGEKSFVSLSNSFGEEVAARHLKLCEASINDIERVCAQLPFDSEFIRRDSLYYASCKEDVPALAEEHALLQKHGFQVDLWNEKQISGLYPFQKDAALYYYNDAEMNPLKFVYGLLEKVKSQGGRIYEETEIVGKRFEQDYALFYTKERREIRARHVIIAAGYEDKDFKTEKNAVLTSSYAVITKPIDDFTSWYKRTLIWETARPYVYMRTTADNRIIIGGMDKDTTYAATRDSKIMASKDKLIQEFNKLFPDMNAEPEYFLGAFYGGTHDGLPIIGQYEGYPHSYVIMAYGDNGTVYNGVLAKIVSDQIVTGSSPDLDIYLQNRPLVTH, from the coding sequence ATGGATTTGCAAAGCGGTAAATTATACTGGCCTACAACTGTTGTTCAGCCTCCTTCCTATTCCAGGCTGGAAGAGGATATATCCTGTGATGTACTCATTATCGGCGCCGGCAGCTCAGGCGCACAGTGTGCCAATATTCTGGCTGGACATGATCTATCTGTGGTCGTGGTTGATAAAAGAAAAGCAGGTGCAGGCAGCACCAGCACCAATACAGCATTAATACAGTACGCAGGCGAGAAGAGCTTCGTATCACTGAGCAACTCCTTCGGTGAAGAGGTGGCGGCACGTCATCTCAAGCTGTGTGAGGCATCCATTAACGATATTGAGCGGGTGTGCGCTCAGCTGCCATTCGATTCAGAGTTTATAAGACGAGACAGTCTGTATTATGCCAGCTGCAAGGAGGATGTTCCTGCCTTAGCCGAAGAGCACGCCCTCCTTCAAAAACACGGGTTTCAAGTTGATCTGTGGAATGAGAAGCAGATATCTGGACTTTACCCTTTTCAAAAAGACGCTGCACTCTATTATTATAACGACGCCGAAATGAACCCTTTAAAGTTTGTTTACGGGCTTCTGGAGAAGGTCAAATCTCAGGGAGGGCGCATCTATGAGGAGACAGAAATTGTAGGTAAGCGTTTTGAACAGGATTACGCTCTCTTCTATACCAAGGAACGCCGCGAAATTCGTGCAAGACATGTCATTATCGCTGCCGGATACGAGGATAAGGATTTCAAGACAGAGAAGAACGCTGTTCTTACGAGCTCCTATGCTGTCATTACCAAGCCGATTGACGATTTCACCAGCTGGTATAAGCGTACCTTGATCTGGGAAACCGCGCGGCCCTATGTATATATGCGTACAACTGCGGACAACCGGATTATTATCGGAGGTATGGATAAAGACACGACCTATGCGGCAACAAGGGATTCCAAAATCATGGCAAGCAAGGACAAGCTGATTCAGGAATTTAACAAGCTGTTCCCTGACATGAATGCAGAACCAGAGTATTTTCTCGGAGCGTTCTACGGAGGCACGCATGATGGGCTGCCCATCATCGGTCAATACGAAGGTTATCCTCACAGCTATGTCATTATGGCCTATGGAGATAACGGGACCGTATACAATGGAGTCTTAGCCAAAATTGTCTCCGACCAAATCGTTACAGGATCAAGCCCTGACCTCGATATCTATCTGCAGAACAGACCGTTAGTCACCCACTAA
- a CDS encoding NAD(P)/FAD-dependent oxidoreductase, with product MDMQSGKLYWPTTVRNPPVYPSLAEDIQCDVLVIGAGISGSLCAYHLAERGLKVAVVDKRRIGEGSTSANTAVIQLSGEKSFVTLANHYGEQIIARHIHLCWQALNELEDICTKLPINAQFVRRDSLYYASSTEDIPSIHKEYDFMSRLGLPVELWNREQIRAVYPFDKPAALYSYNEAELNPLKFVYGLLERVKSLGGSIYGETEITGRRKDLKEAVFYTAAPRRHQIKAQHVIIAAGNENRDFQSEKNADMISSYAVITKPVPDLSSWYKRTLIWETARPYVYMRTTPDNRVIIGGMDKDTTIPEARDTKIMRSRDKLMEAFHKLFPDIPAEPEYWLGGFLSVTHDGLPMIGRYEAYPHCHMMMGYGDTAIVYNGVLSRILADVITEGSSPDLGIYLNTRPLHTE from the coding sequence ATGGATATGCAGAGCGGCAAATTATACTGGCCAACCACGGTCCGCAATCCTCCTGTTTATCCGTCTTTAGCAGAGGATATTCAGTGTGACGTTCTAGTAATCGGGGCGGGAATATCAGGATCTCTGTGCGCCTATCATCTTGCTGAACGGGGGTTAAAGGTTGCTGTCGTAGACAAACGCAGGATCGGAGAAGGCAGCACCAGTGCCAATACCGCTGTTATCCAGCTATCAGGTGAGAAGAGCTTCGTGACACTGGCCAACCACTATGGTGAACAGATCATCGCGCGGCATATACACCTGTGCTGGCAGGCGCTGAATGAGCTTGAAGACATTTGTACGAAGCTGCCGATTAATGCACAGTTTGTTCGCAGAGACAGCCTGTATTACGCTTCCTCTACCGAAGACATTCCTTCCATTCATAAGGAGTATGACTTCATGAGCAGGCTTGGACTTCCAGTCGAGTTGTGGAATAGGGAGCAGATCAGAGCTGTGTATCCTTTCGACAAACCGGCTGCACTGTACAGCTACAACGAGGCAGAGCTGAACCCGCTCAAATTCGTGTATGGATTATTGGAGAGGGTGAAGTCTCTCGGCGGCTCCATTTACGGTGAAACAGAAATTACAGGAAGAAGAAAGGATCTGAAGGAAGCTGTCTTTTATACGGCTGCTCCTCGCCGGCACCAGATCAAGGCCCAGCATGTCATTATCGCTGCAGGGAATGAGAACCGTGATTTTCAATCCGAGAAAAATGCTGATATGATCAGCTCCTATGCTGTAATCACCAAGCCGGTACCTGACCTCTCCAGCTGGTATAAGCGCACATTAATCTGGGAAACCGCACGTCCTTATGTCTATATGCGGACAACACCGGACAATCGTGTCATCATTGGTGGAATGGACAAAGATACCACCATCCCTGAGGCCAGAGATACCAAAATCATGCGGAGCCGGGACAAATTAATGGAAGCCTTCCACAAGCTGTTTCCAGATATCCCGGCAGAGCCTGAATATTGGCTTGGCGGCTTCTTGAGCGTAACGCATGACGGTCTTCCCATGATAGGCCGGTATGAAGCGTATCCGCACTGTCACATGATGATGGGCTATGGGGACACAGCCATTGTATACAATGGCGTCTTATCCAGAATATTGGCCGATGTCATTACTGAGGGATCAAGCCCAGACCTCGGCATCTATCTGAACACCAGACCTCTTCATACGGAATAA
- a CDS encoding YrhK family protein, with translation MNHNHQEAKEPSAYKQEHSQKKHAKKRRIGLHFYRRRSPRSRKRLQIRNRYEIAHMISEIATSLLFLAGSFCLFYPEVKLIGTCLFILGSIQMLVRALIRMSYMLKLKKWDYIDENRDQEQNHIMH, from the coding sequence ATGAACCACAACCATCAAGAGGCGAAGGAGCCCAGCGCATATAAACAGGAGCATTCCCAGAAGAAGCATGCTAAGAAAAGAAGAATCGGTCTGCATTTCTATCGTAGAAGATCACCCCGATCCAGAAAAAGACTTCAGATTCGCAATCGTTATGAAATCGCGCATATGATTAGCGAAATTGCCACATCACTCTTGTTTCTTGCCGGCAGCTTCTGCTTGTTCTATCCAGAAGTCAAGCTGATCGGTACCTGTCTATTTATACTGGGAAGTATTCAAATGCTGGTCCGGGCATTAATTCGAATGTCATATATGCTTAAACTTAAAAAGTGGGACTACATTGATGAAAATAGGGATCAGGAGCAGAACCACATCATGCACTAA
- a CDS encoding aldo/keto reductase: MTKATQLGKSELYVNPIGLGANAVGGHNLYPNLDEEAGKEVIRTAIQNGVNLIDTAFIYGPRRSEELIGQVIKEMGARDQVVIATKGAHDENNKYAPNNSPAFLKQQVEDSLNRLQSDYIDLYYIHFPDEDTPKDEAVGALKELKDQGKIRAIGVSNFSTQQLKQANKDGYVDVLQSEYNLLNREVEREILPYTAANQITFIPYFPLVSGLLGGKYTKDTQFNDLRKDNREFQGERYLHNLEKVEQIRKIADQKGVEVAHLVLAWYLTKDSVDALIPGAKRPEQVLNNLKTLEVKLNEAEIAQIGHIFS, from the coding sequence TTGACTAAAGCAACGCAGCTCGGTAAATCAGAACTGTACGTAAATCCGATCGGACTTGGAGCAAACGCGGTCGGAGGACATAATTTGTACCCTAACCTGGATGAAGAGGCGGGAAAAGAGGTCATTCGCACTGCTATCCAGAACGGTGTTAACCTGATTGATACAGCCTTTATTTATGGCCCAAGACGCTCGGAAGAGCTGATCGGACAGGTTATTAAAGAGATGGGAGCCCGTGATCAAGTCGTTATCGCGACCAAAGGCGCCCATGATGAGAATAACAAGTATGCACCCAACAACTCCCCGGCATTTCTGAAGCAGCAGGTGGAGGACAGCTTAAATCGACTCCAATCGGATTACATTGATCTGTATTATATTCACTTTCCAGATGAGGACACGCCGAAGGATGAAGCCGTTGGGGCACTGAAGGAGCTTAAGGACCAAGGTAAAATTAGAGCTATCGGGGTATCCAACTTCTCTACCCAACAGCTGAAGCAAGCGAACAAGGATGGTTATGTGGATGTCCTTCAATCCGAATATAATCTGCTGAATCGCGAGGTAGAACGTGAAATACTGCCTTATACTGCGGCCAATCAGATTACCTTCATCCCTTATTTCCCGTTAGTATCAGGCCTTCTTGGCGGCAAATATACGAAGGACACCCAGTTCAATGATTTACGGAAGGATAATCGGGAATTTCAGGGGGAGCGCTATCTGCATAACCTGGAAAAAGTAGAGCAAATTCGCAAGATTGCAGATCAAAAGGGCGTTGAGGTCGCTCATCTGGTGCTCGCATGGTATTTGACGAAGGACTCCGTTGATGCACTCATCCCTGGCGCGAAGCGGCCTGAACAAGTACTGAACAACCTGAAGACACTGGAAGTGAAGCTGAACGAAGCAGAAATCGCACAGATCGGCCATATCTTCTCTTAG
- a CDS encoding MBOAT family O-acyltransferase, with protein MMYTDWLYWLFVLAAIVLYYISPHRIRPLVLITAGISFYSYYAGSFVLLLLAEAIIAFLLIHSSLKRGKRWIYPATIMLIILVLGYFKYGSWLGSMVNSLFGFINEPSLPTVDDLILPLGISYFTFELIHYVIEKKRGNLPQHKPVGFLAFLFFFPTMVAGPIKQFQQFYPQLTAAFQWKNVRIGVLRIGIGLFKKLVLAASLDILAQPIYSPEGISGADTWTLWVSLIAYTFVIYFDFSGYSDIAIGTARLFGIVIPENFRNPYLARSIAEFWNRWHISLGSWLTRYVYFPLGGSRVPKARIYVNLMCTMTVSGMWHGAAWHFVVWGMFHGIMLCIHRFFIKEIKPLVRPVPVWLKPGTTLLAIGMTFFGVTLSRVFFVLPVSDGMDLMLRLFGLGS; from the coding sequence ATGATGTACACAGACTGGCTATATTGGCTATTCGTACTCGCAGCAATTGTCCTGTACTATATCAGCCCTCATCGGATTAGACCGCTTGTACTTATTACGGCGGGGATTTCATTTTATTCCTATTATGCAGGCTCCTTTGTCCTACTGCTGCTTGCAGAGGCGATTATTGCCTTCCTGCTGATTCATAGCTCCTTGAAACGTGGTAAACGCTGGATCTATCCTGCGACCATCATGTTAATCATCCTTGTACTCGGATATTTCAAGTACGGCAGCTGGCTTGGCAGCATGGTGAACAGCTTATTTGGGTTTATAAACGAACCTTCCCTTCCTACCGTAGATGATCTCATACTACCGCTAGGGATTTCTTACTTTACCTTTGAGCTGATTCATTATGTCATTGAGAAGAAGCGTGGAAATCTACCGCAGCATAAGCCTGTGGGCTTCCTGGCATTTCTCTTCTTCTTTCCAACGATGGTGGCTGGCCCGATCAAGCAGTTTCAGCAGTTCTACCCTCAGCTGACCGCCGCTTTTCAATGGAAGAATGTTCGAATCGGCGTCCTGCGTATCGGGATTGGATTATTCAAAAAGCTGGTGCTCGCCGCCTCCCTTGACATTCTTGCTCAGCCTATTTATTCGCCGGAAGGAATAAGCGGCGCGGACACATGGACTTTATGGGTATCGCTGATTGCCTACACCTTTGTTATCTATTTTGATTTCTCGGGCTACTCAGATATTGCAATCGGGACGGCACGTTTATTCGGCATCGTTATACCAGAGAATTTCCGTAATCCCTATCTCGCCCGCAGTATTGCCGAGTTCTGGAACCGCTGGCATATCTCGCTGGGCTCCTGGCTTACTCGTTACGTCTACTTTCCACTCGGGGGAAGCCGTGTACCCAAAGCACGGATTTATGTAAACCTGATGTGCACGATGACCGTGTCTGGAATGTGGCATGGTGCAGCCTGGCACTTTGTAGTATGGGGGATGTTTCATGGCATCATGCTCTGTATTCATCGTTTCTTTATTAAGGAAATCAAGCCCCTTGTGAGACCCGTACCGGTCTGGCTTAAACCTGGAACGACACTGCTTGCCATTGGAATGACTTTCTTTGGCGTTACCCTGAGCCGGGTGTTCTTCGTGCTGCCCGTATCGGATGGAATGGATTTAATGCTAAGACTGTTCGGTCTTGGCTCCTGA
- a CDS encoding PadR family transcriptional regulator, giving the protein MNVNIQFKKGALELCVLVLIHRKDRYGYELAQAVSRHIEIAEGALYPLLRRLVADGYCTTYLRESNEGPPRKYYSLTDSGLAYMLNLELEWNVFVSSVTNLLKEGYSE; this is encoded by the coding sequence TTGAATGTGAATATCCAATTTAAAAAAGGCGCATTAGAGCTGTGCGTTCTTGTGCTGATCCACCGTAAAGACCGTTATGGATATGAGCTGGCTCAAGCCGTATCCAGGCATATTGAGATTGCCGAAGGCGCCTTGTATCCCCTGCTTCGCCGATTAGTCGCAGATGGGTACTGTACCACCTATCTGCGTGAATCTAACGAGGGGCCTCCGCGTAAGTATTACAGTTTAACGGATTCTGGACTTGCCTATATGCTGAATTTGGAGCTTGAATGGAATGTATTTGTGTCCAGTGTTACCAATCTACTGAAGGAAGGATATAGCGAATGA
- a CDS encoding DUF2798 domain-containing protein: protein MPSNKKEGMIFGLFMCFGMVLIMSLYNTALVGFSTFHVQTFAIQFVITFIIAFLAESVVEPKARKLALSLPYDKSKPINIILAIAVCMVPMMVLIMSVYGMILKSMMVGIEGSIFTAYLKTVGLNIIVALPAQLLIVGPISRFLLTKFVKPAPQLQPE, encoded by the coding sequence TTGCCTAGTAATAAGAAAGAAGGAATGATCTTTGGACTGTTTATGTGTTTTGGAATGGTCCTGATCATGTCACTGTATAACACAGCTTTAGTCGGATTCTCCACATTTCATGTCCAAACGTTTGCCATTCAATTTGTCATAACCTTTATTATCGCTTTTCTCGCAGAGTCTGTCGTGGAACCCAAGGCGCGTAAATTGGCATTATCTCTGCCTTATGATAAATCGAAGCCCATTAACATCATTCTAGCCATTGCCGTGTGTATGGTCCCGATGATGGTGCTCATCATGTCTGTCTATGGCATGATTCTGAAATCCATGATGGTAGGAATCGAAGGTTCTATTTTCACAGCCTACCTCAAAACAGTCGGTCTAAACATTATCGTTGCACTCCCGGCACAGCTGCTGATTGTGGGACCGATCTCACGGTTCTTGCTAACGAAGTTTGTTAAACCAGCACCTCAGCTTCAGCCGGAGTGA
- a CDS encoding HAAS signaling domain-containing protein yields the protein MNRRMFMTALERELRLLDEGERMELLSDYEQHFEMGLAEGKTEEDISRELGHPRELALEALGDRYAPPAQEAASPGFTYNNAYGASNNAGVPFTASMPYVTESRSSHRAFRSLFSAIGMFFLNLIFALPIFATVWSVWLAVALTSAAGILAPFLALADFMFQEQRVIWAEASVSITMLGIGILLSIFSLWAAKKLGMLTRSYVSWNVKVVKGRDQ from the coding sequence ATGAACAGACGTATGTTTATGACGGCTCTGGAACGCGAGCTTAGGCTGCTTGACGAAGGTGAACGGATGGAGCTGTTAAGTGATTACGAGCAGCATTTTGAAATGGGCTTAGCTGAGGGCAAGACGGAAGAAGATATTTCTAGAGAGCTGGGTCATCCAAGAGAGCTGGCGCTGGAAGCCCTCGGTGATCGGTATGCTCCCCCAGCACAGGAGGCCGCTTCACCTGGGTTCACTTACAATAACGCCTATGGTGCATCTAACAATGCCGGTGTGCCATTCACAGCCAGTATGCCATATGTGACAGAATCGAGATCAAGCCACCGCGCTTTCCGCAGCTTATTCTCTGCCATCGGCATGTTCTTTCTGAATCTCATCTTTGCCCTGCCGATCTTTGCAACCGTATGGTCCGTGTGGCTGGCTGTTGCCTTAACATCAGCCGCTGGTATCCTTGCTCCATTCCTTGCCCTGGCCGACTTTATGTTCCAGGAGCAGCGTGTGATCTGGGCAGAAGCGTCCGTTAGTATCACCATGCTTGGAATAGGTATCCTGCTCAGCATTTTCTCGCTGTGGGCCGCCAAGAAGCTCGGAATGCTCACACGGAGTTATGTTAGCTGGAATGTCAAAGTGGTGAAAGGAAGGGACCAATAA
- a CDS encoding AraC family transcriptional regulator — MTSHTAAHIKFPSGFWSGLKSLGIAPLDVARRAGLPLTVITEPKVTTSEYFAIWQAYSDLAGDAAESIIGLAQAFETAQYPPAVLATYHARNYRDALYRMARYKQMCPPEGLRITEAGEDCIVELQWQHTDAPGPSVLVGITLAYLLELGRRGTGRELTARCVEFVQSMGNVQTLEAYFGCPVRVGRDRNRITLWQRDLDLPFTSYNEELLDILTPVMDRTLDEEQLHHRSLTDTVKWMMKRSLMGGRPDMQTVAKELHMSDRTLQRRLTDEGTSYKVLLTQTRHEQAIEYLADPSLEIKEVAFLVGYEDQNSFYRAFRQWEGDTPSHWRSEYLNGGKKIFIGM, encoded by the coding sequence ATGACATCACACACTGCTGCGCATATTAAATTTCCATCGGGATTCTGGTCCGGACTCAAATCGTTAGGAATTGCTCCTCTGGATGTAGCTCGCAGAGCAGGACTGCCGCTTACGGTCATCACGGAGCCAAAAGTCACCACTAGCGAGTACTTTGCAATATGGCAGGCTTATTCAGATCTAGCAGGGGATGCTGCCGAAAGTATCATTGGACTTGCCCAAGCCTTCGAAACCGCACAATATCCGCCGGCTGTGTTGGCGACATACCATGCCCGCAATTATCGAGATGCTCTATATCGCATGGCAAGGTACAAACAAATGTGTCCTCCTGAGGGCTTGCGTATTACCGAGGCAGGCGAGGACTGCATTGTCGAGCTGCAGTGGCAGCATACGGACGCGCCTGGTCCATCGGTATTGGTGGGCATTACGCTAGCCTACCTTCTGGAGCTGGGGCGCCGGGGAACAGGGCGTGAATTGACAGCACGCTGCGTTGAATTTGTACAGTCCATGGGTAATGTGCAGACATTGGAAGCTTATTTCGGATGTCCTGTCCGGGTAGGTAGAGACAGAAACCGGATTACGCTGTGGCAACGGGACTTGGATCTTCCTTTTACATCATATAACGAAGAGCTGCTCGATATCCTGACCCCGGTGATGGATCGAACGCTGGATGAGGAACAGCTGCACCACCGCTCCCTTACTGACACCGTAAAGTGGATGATGAAACGGAGCCTTATGGGAGGCAGGCCCGACATGCAGACGGTGGCGAAGGAGCTCCATATGAGCGACCGAACACTTCAGCGGAGGCTTACTGACGAAGGTACGAGTTATAAGGTGCTATTAACGCAAACGAGACATGAGCAGGCAATCGAATATTTGGCCGATCCCTCGCTCGAGATCAAAGAAGTGGCGTTCTTGGTTGGATACGAGGACCAGAATTCATTTTATCGCGCTTTCCGTCAATGGGAAGGGGACACCCCTTCTCATTGGCGCTCCGAATATCTAAATGGCGGGAAGAAGATATTTATTGGCATGTAA